A window of the Oncorhynchus tshawytscha isolate Ot180627B unplaced genomic scaffold, Otsh_v2.0 Un_scaffold_330_pilon_pilon, whole genome shotgun sequence genome harbors these coding sequences:
- the LOC112223385 gene encoding RNA-binding protein 39 isoform X2: MADDFDIEAMLEAPYRKDEIKPSSPNGHEERSKKKKKSRSRSKDRKRSKSRDRKKSHDHKRSRSRERKRSRSKERRRSRSRSRERSGRYRDHKTTFSGPKFNGGSRGKIGPPPVIKLSRRRSRSRSPFKKEKSPVRQPIDNLTPEERDARTVFCMQLAARIRPRDLEEFFSAVGKVRDVRMISDRNSRRSKGIAYIEFVEANSVPLAIGLSGQRLLGVPIIVQASQAEKNRAAAMANNLQKGNAGPMRLYVGSLHFNITEEMLRGIFEPFGRIESIQLMMDSETGRSKGYGFITFSDAECAKKALEQLNGFELAGRPMKVGHVTERTDASTASSFLDSDELERTGIDLGTTGRLQLMARLAEGTGLQIPPAAQQALQMSGAIAIGAMAAVSAAMNPAMNMNMNMNMNTAMNLPSQPLATHCFQLSNMFNPQSEDDPGWDVDIQHDVIEECNKHGGVVHIYVDKNSTEGNVYVKCPTIPAAMAAVNALHGRYFAGKMITAAYVPLPTYHNLFPDSVTATQLLIPPARR, encoded by the exons GATGAGATCAAGCCCAGTAGTCCCAATGGCCATGAGGAGCGCAGCAAGAA GAAAAAGAAGAGCAGGAGCCGAAGCAAAGACCGGAAGAGAAGCAAGAGCCGTGATCGCAAGAAGAGCCATGACCACAAGAGGAGCCGCAGCCGTGAGCGAAAGCGGAGCCGCAGTAAGGAGAGGCGCCGGAGCCGCTCTCGGAGCAGAGAGCGCAGCGGCCGCTACAGGGACCACAAGACTACCTT CTCTGGGCCGAAATTTAACGGTGGTTCCAGAGGGAAGATTGGCCCTCCACCTGTCATCAAGCTAAG CCGAAGGCGTTCCAGAAGCCGAAGCCCTTTCAAGAAAGAGAAGAGTCCTGTGAG GCAGCCAATTGACAACCTGACTCCAGAGGAAAGGGATGCTCGCACTGTGTTTTGCATGCAGCTGGCAGCCAGAATCCGTCCACGAGACCTGGAAGAGTTCTTCTCTGCAGTGGGAAAA GTGAGAGATGTGCGCATGATCTCTGACAGAAATTCGAGGAGGTCGAAGGGAATAGCTTACATTGAGTTTGTGGAGGCCAACTCTGTGCCGCTGGCTATAGGATTGTCTGGTCAGCGACTTCTGGGGGTGCCAATCATTGTTCAGGCCTCGCAG GCTGAAAAAAACAGGGCTGCTGCCATGGCCAACAACCTGCAGAAGGGCAACGCTGGCCCGATGAGGCTCTACGTCGGATCCTTACACTTTAACATCACAGAGGAGATGCTGAGAGGAATTTTTGAGCCTTTTGGAAGG ATTGAGAGTATTCAGCTCATGATGGACAGTGAGACTGGAAGATCTAAAGGATATGGCTTCATCACT TTCTCGGACGCAGAGTGTGCCAAGAAGGCACTGGAGCAGTTGAACGGGTTTGAGCTGGCAGGCCGGCCCATGAAGGTGGGCCATGTCACGGAGCGCACAGATGCCTCCACCGCCAGTTCATTCCTGGACAGCGACGAGCTGGAGAGGACGGGCATTGACCTAGGCACCACCGGGCGCCTGCAGCTCATGGCCAGACTGGCTGAAG GCACGGGACTGCAAATTCCTCCAGCCGCACAGCAAGCCCTACAGATGAGTGGGGCCATTGCTATTGGTGCCATGGCTGCTGTATCAG ctgccATGAATCCTGCTATGAACATGAACATGAATATGAACATGAATACAGCTATGAACTTGCCATCCCAGCCACTTGCTACACACTGTTTTCAGCTGTCTAACATGTTCAACCCTCAGTC TGAAGATGACCCAGGCTGGGATGTTGACATTCAGCATGATGTCATTGAGGAATGCAACAAACATGGAGGAGTTGTGCACATATACGTCGATAAGAATTCCACTGAA ggCAACGTGTATGTGAAATGTCCAACCATTCCTGCTGCCATGGCTGCAGTAAACGCATTACATGGTCGATATTTTGCAG GTAAAATGATCACAGCGGCATACGTCCCTCTCCCGACATATCACAACCTTTTTCCTGATTCTGTGACTGCTACCCAGCTCCTGATCCCTCCTGCTCGCCGATGA
- the LOC112223385 gene encoding RNA-binding protein 39 isoform X3, protein MNSSVICQKMKDEIKPSSPNGHEERSKKKKKSRSRSKDRKRSKSRDRKKSHDHKRSRSRERKRSRSKERRRSRSRSRERSGRYRDHKTTFSGPKFNGGSRGKIGPPPVIKLSRRRSRSRSPFKKEKSPVRQPIDNLTPEERDARTVFCMQLAARIRPRDLEEFFSAVGKVRDVRMISDRNSRRSKGIAYIEFVEANSVPLAIGLSGQRLLGVPIIVQASQVMAEKNRAAAMANNLQKGNAGPMRLYVGSLHFNITEEMLRGIFEPFGRIESIQLMMDSETGRSKGYGFITFSDAECAKKALEQLNGFELAGRPMKVGHVTERTDASTASSFLDSDELERTGIDLGTTGRLQLMARLAEGTGLQIPPAAQQALQMSGAIAIGAMAAVSAAMNPAMNMNMNMNMNTAMNLPSQPLATHCFQLSNMFNPQSEDDPGWDVDIQHDVIEECNKHGGVVHIYVDKNSTEGNVYVKCPTIPAAMAAVNALHGRYFAGKMITAAYVPLPTYHNLFPDSVTATQLLIPPARR, encoded by the exons GATGAGATCAAGCCCAGTAGTCCCAATGGCCATGAGGAGCGCAGCAAGAA GAAAAAGAAGAGCAGGAGCCGAAGCAAAGACCGGAAGAGAAGCAAGAGCCGTGATCGCAAGAAGAGCCATGACCACAAGAGGAGCCGCAGCCGTGAGCGAAAGCGGAGCCGCAGTAAGGAGAGGCGCCGGAGCCGCTCTCGGAGCAGAGAGCGCAGCGGCCGCTACAGGGACCACAAGACTACCTT CTCTGGGCCGAAATTTAACGGTGGTTCCAGAGGGAAGATTGGCCCTCCACCTGTCATCAAGCTAAG CCGAAGGCGTTCCAGAAGCCGAAGCCCTTTCAAGAAAGAGAAGAGTCCTGTGAG GCAGCCAATTGACAACCTGACTCCAGAGGAAAGGGATGCTCGCACTGTGTTTTGCATGCAGCTGGCAGCCAGAATCCGTCCACGAGACCTGGAAGAGTTCTTCTCTGCAGTGGGAAAA GTGAGAGATGTGCGCATGATCTCTGACAGAAATTCGAGGAGGTCGAAGGGAATAGCTTACATTGAGTTTGTGGAGGCCAACTCTGTGCCGCTGGCTATAGGATTGTCTGGTCAGCGACTTCTGGGGGTGCCAATCATTGTTCAGGCCTCGCAGGTAATG GCTGAAAAAAACAGGGCTGCTGCCATGGCCAACAACCTGCAGAAGGGCAACGCTGGCCCGATGAGGCTCTACGTCGGATCCTTACACTTTAACATCACAGAGGAGATGCTGAGAGGAATTTTTGAGCCTTTTGGAAGG ATTGAGAGTATTCAGCTCATGATGGACAGTGAGACTGGAAGATCTAAAGGATATGGCTTCATCACT TTCTCGGACGCAGAGTGTGCCAAGAAGGCACTGGAGCAGTTGAACGGGTTTGAGCTGGCAGGCCGGCCCATGAAGGTGGGCCATGTCACGGAGCGCACAGATGCCTCCACCGCCAGTTCATTCCTGGACAGCGACGAGCTGGAGAGGACGGGCATTGACCTAGGCACCACCGGGCGCCTGCAGCTCATGGCCAGACTGGCTGAAG GCACGGGACTGCAAATTCCTCCAGCCGCACAGCAAGCCCTACAGATGAGTGGGGCCATTGCTATTGGTGCCATGGCTGCTGTATCAG ctgccATGAATCCTGCTATGAACATGAACATGAATATGAACATGAATACAGCTATGAACTTGCCATCCCAGCCACTTGCTACACACTGTTTTCAGCTGTCTAACATGTTCAACCCTCAGTC TGAAGATGACCCAGGCTGGGATGTTGACATTCAGCATGATGTCATTGAGGAATGCAACAAACATGGAGGAGTTGTGCACATATACGTCGATAAGAATTCCACTGAA ggCAACGTGTATGTGAAATGTCCAACCATTCCTGCTGCCATGGCTGCAGTAAACGCATTACATGGTCGATATTTTGCAG GTAAAATGATCACAGCGGCATACGTCCCTCTCCCGACATATCACAACCTTTTTCCTGATTCTGTGACTGCTACCCAGCTCCTGATCCCTCCTGCTCGCCGATGA
- the LOC112223385 gene encoding RNA-binding protein 39 isoform X1 — MADDFDIEAMLEAPYRKDEIKPSSPNGHEERSKKKKKSRSRSKDRKRSKSRDRKKSHDHKRSRSRERKRSRSKERRRSRSRSRERSGRYRDHKTTFSGPKFNGGSRGKIGPPPVIKLSRRRSRSRSPFKKEKSPVRQPIDNLTPEERDARTVFCMQLAARIRPRDLEEFFSAVGKVRDVRMISDRNSRRSKGIAYIEFVEANSVPLAIGLSGQRLLGVPIIVQASQVMAEKNRAAAMANNLQKGNAGPMRLYVGSLHFNITEEMLRGIFEPFGRIESIQLMMDSETGRSKGYGFITFSDAECAKKALEQLNGFELAGRPMKVGHVTERTDASTASSFLDSDELERTGIDLGTTGRLQLMARLAEGTGLQIPPAAQQALQMSGAIAIGAMAAVSAAMNPAMNMNMNMNMNTAMNLPSQPLATHCFQLSNMFNPQSEDDPGWDVDIQHDVIEECNKHGGVVHIYVDKNSTEGNVYVKCPTIPAAMAAVNALHGRYFAGKMITAAYVPLPTYHNLFPDSVTATQLLIPPARR, encoded by the exons GATGAGATCAAGCCCAGTAGTCCCAATGGCCATGAGGAGCGCAGCAAGAA GAAAAAGAAGAGCAGGAGCCGAAGCAAAGACCGGAAGAGAAGCAAGAGCCGTGATCGCAAGAAGAGCCATGACCACAAGAGGAGCCGCAGCCGTGAGCGAAAGCGGAGCCGCAGTAAGGAGAGGCGCCGGAGCCGCTCTCGGAGCAGAGAGCGCAGCGGCCGCTACAGGGACCACAAGACTACCTT CTCTGGGCCGAAATTTAACGGTGGTTCCAGAGGGAAGATTGGCCCTCCACCTGTCATCAAGCTAAG CCGAAGGCGTTCCAGAAGCCGAAGCCCTTTCAAGAAAGAGAAGAGTCCTGTGAG GCAGCCAATTGACAACCTGACTCCAGAGGAAAGGGATGCTCGCACTGTGTTTTGCATGCAGCTGGCAGCCAGAATCCGTCCACGAGACCTGGAAGAGTTCTTCTCTGCAGTGGGAAAA GTGAGAGATGTGCGCATGATCTCTGACAGAAATTCGAGGAGGTCGAAGGGAATAGCTTACATTGAGTTTGTGGAGGCCAACTCTGTGCCGCTGGCTATAGGATTGTCTGGTCAGCGACTTCTGGGGGTGCCAATCATTGTTCAGGCCTCGCAGGTAATG GCTGAAAAAAACAGGGCTGCTGCCATGGCCAACAACCTGCAGAAGGGCAACGCTGGCCCGATGAGGCTCTACGTCGGATCCTTACACTTTAACATCACAGAGGAGATGCTGAGAGGAATTTTTGAGCCTTTTGGAAGG ATTGAGAGTATTCAGCTCATGATGGACAGTGAGACTGGAAGATCTAAAGGATATGGCTTCATCACT TTCTCGGACGCAGAGTGTGCCAAGAAGGCACTGGAGCAGTTGAACGGGTTTGAGCTGGCAGGCCGGCCCATGAAGGTGGGCCATGTCACGGAGCGCACAGATGCCTCCACCGCCAGTTCATTCCTGGACAGCGACGAGCTGGAGAGGACGGGCATTGACCTAGGCACCACCGGGCGCCTGCAGCTCATGGCCAGACTGGCTGAAG GCACGGGACTGCAAATTCCTCCAGCCGCACAGCAAGCCCTACAGATGAGTGGGGCCATTGCTATTGGTGCCATGGCTGCTGTATCAG ctgccATGAATCCTGCTATGAACATGAACATGAATATGAACATGAATACAGCTATGAACTTGCCATCCCAGCCACTTGCTACACACTGTTTTCAGCTGTCTAACATGTTCAACCCTCAGTC TGAAGATGACCCAGGCTGGGATGTTGACATTCAGCATGATGTCATTGAGGAATGCAACAAACATGGAGGAGTTGTGCACATATACGTCGATAAGAATTCCACTGAA ggCAACGTGTATGTGAAATGTCCAACCATTCCTGCTGCCATGGCTGCAGTAAACGCATTACATGGTCGATATTTTGCAG GTAAAATGATCACAGCGGCATACGTCCCTCTCCCGACATATCACAACCTTTTTCCTGATTCTGTGACTGCTACCCAGCTCCTGATCCCTCCTGCTCGCCGATGA
- the LOC112223385 gene encoding RNA-binding protein 39 isoform X4 → MADDFDIEAMLEAPYRKDEIKPSSPNGHEERSKKKKKSRSRSKDRKRSKSRDRKKSHDHKRSRSRERKRSRSKERRRSRSRSRERSGRYRDHKTTFRRRSRSRSPFKKEKSPVRQPIDNLTPEERDARTVFCMQLAARIRPRDLEEFFSAVGKVRDVRMISDRNSRRSKGIAYIEFVEANSVPLAIGLSGQRLLGVPIIVQASQVMAEKNRAAAMANNLQKGNAGPMRLYVGSLHFNITEEMLRGIFEPFGRIESIQLMMDSETGRSKGYGFITFSDAECAKKALEQLNGFELAGRPMKVGHVTERTDASTASSFLDSDELERTGIDLGTTGRLQLMARLAEGTGLQIPPAAQQALQMSGAIAIGAMAAVSAAMNPAMNMNMNMNMNTAMNLPSQPLATHCFQLSNMFNPQSEDDPGWDVDIQHDVIEECNKHGGVVHIYVDKNSTEGNVYVKCPTIPAAMAAVNALHGRYFAGKMITAAYVPLPTYHNLFPDSVTATQLLIPPARR, encoded by the exons GATGAGATCAAGCCCAGTAGTCCCAATGGCCATGAGGAGCGCAGCAAGAA GAAAAAGAAGAGCAGGAGCCGAAGCAAAGACCGGAAGAGAAGCAAGAGCCGTGATCGCAAGAAGAGCCATGACCACAAGAGGAGCCGCAGCCGTGAGCGAAAGCGGAGCCGCAGTAAGGAGAGGCGCCGGAGCCGCTCTCGGAGCAGAGAGCGCAGCGGCCGCTACAGGGACCACAAGACTACCTT CCGAAGGCGTTCCAGAAGCCGAAGCCCTTTCAAGAAAGAGAAGAGTCCTGTGAG GCAGCCAATTGACAACCTGACTCCAGAGGAAAGGGATGCTCGCACTGTGTTTTGCATGCAGCTGGCAGCCAGAATCCGTCCACGAGACCTGGAAGAGTTCTTCTCTGCAGTGGGAAAA GTGAGAGATGTGCGCATGATCTCTGACAGAAATTCGAGGAGGTCGAAGGGAATAGCTTACATTGAGTTTGTGGAGGCCAACTCTGTGCCGCTGGCTATAGGATTGTCTGGTCAGCGACTTCTGGGGGTGCCAATCATTGTTCAGGCCTCGCAGGTAATG GCTGAAAAAAACAGGGCTGCTGCCATGGCCAACAACCTGCAGAAGGGCAACGCTGGCCCGATGAGGCTCTACGTCGGATCCTTACACTTTAACATCACAGAGGAGATGCTGAGAGGAATTTTTGAGCCTTTTGGAAGG ATTGAGAGTATTCAGCTCATGATGGACAGTGAGACTGGAAGATCTAAAGGATATGGCTTCATCACT TTCTCGGACGCAGAGTGTGCCAAGAAGGCACTGGAGCAGTTGAACGGGTTTGAGCTGGCAGGCCGGCCCATGAAGGTGGGCCATGTCACGGAGCGCACAGATGCCTCCACCGCCAGTTCATTCCTGGACAGCGACGAGCTGGAGAGGACGGGCATTGACCTAGGCACCACCGGGCGCCTGCAGCTCATGGCCAGACTGGCTGAAG GCACGGGACTGCAAATTCCTCCAGCCGCACAGCAAGCCCTACAGATGAGTGGGGCCATTGCTATTGGTGCCATGGCTGCTGTATCAG ctgccATGAATCCTGCTATGAACATGAACATGAATATGAACATGAATACAGCTATGAACTTGCCATCCCAGCCACTTGCTACACACTGTTTTCAGCTGTCTAACATGTTCAACCCTCAGTC TGAAGATGACCCAGGCTGGGATGTTGACATTCAGCATGATGTCATTGAGGAATGCAACAAACATGGAGGAGTTGTGCACATATACGTCGATAAGAATTCCACTGAA ggCAACGTGTATGTGAAATGTCCAACCATTCCTGCTGCCATGGCTGCAGTAAACGCATTACATGGTCGATATTTTGCAG GTAAAATGATCACAGCGGCATACGTCCCTCTCCCGACATATCACAACCTTTTTCCTGATTCTGTGACTGCTACCCAGCTCCTGATCCCTCCTGCTCGCCGATGA
- the LOC112223385 gene encoding RNA-binding protein 39 isoform X5 — MADDFDIEAMLEAPYRKDEIKPSSPNGHEERSKKKKKSRSRSKDRKRSKSRDRKKSHDHKRSRSRERKRSRSKERRRSRSRSRERSGRYRDHKTTFRRRSRSRSPFKKEKSPVRQPIDNLTPEERDARTVFCMQLAARIRPRDLEEFFSAVGKVRDVRMISDRNSRRSKGIAYIEFVEANSVPLAIGLSGQRLLGVPIIVQASQAEKNRAAAMANNLQKGNAGPMRLYVGSLHFNITEEMLRGIFEPFGRIESIQLMMDSETGRSKGYGFITFSDAECAKKALEQLNGFELAGRPMKVGHVTERTDASTASSFLDSDELERTGIDLGTTGRLQLMARLAEGTGLQIPPAAQQALQMSGAIAIGAMAAVSAAMNPAMNMNMNMNMNTAMNLPSQPLATHCFQLSNMFNPQSEDDPGWDVDIQHDVIEECNKHGGVVHIYVDKNSTEGNVYVKCPTIPAAMAAVNALHGRYFAGKMITAAYVPLPTYHNLFPDSVTATQLLIPPARR, encoded by the exons GATGAGATCAAGCCCAGTAGTCCCAATGGCCATGAGGAGCGCAGCAAGAA GAAAAAGAAGAGCAGGAGCCGAAGCAAAGACCGGAAGAGAAGCAAGAGCCGTGATCGCAAGAAGAGCCATGACCACAAGAGGAGCCGCAGCCGTGAGCGAAAGCGGAGCCGCAGTAAGGAGAGGCGCCGGAGCCGCTCTCGGAGCAGAGAGCGCAGCGGCCGCTACAGGGACCACAAGACTACCTT CCGAAGGCGTTCCAGAAGCCGAAGCCCTTTCAAGAAAGAGAAGAGTCCTGTGAG GCAGCCAATTGACAACCTGACTCCAGAGGAAAGGGATGCTCGCACTGTGTTTTGCATGCAGCTGGCAGCCAGAATCCGTCCACGAGACCTGGAAGAGTTCTTCTCTGCAGTGGGAAAA GTGAGAGATGTGCGCATGATCTCTGACAGAAATTCGAGGAGGTCGAAGGGAATAGCTTACATTGAGTTTGTGGAGGCCAACTCTGTGCCGCTGGCTATAGGATTGTCTGGTCAGCGACTTCTGGGGGTGCCAATCATTGTTCAGGCCTCGCAG GCTGAAAAAAACAGGGCTGCTGCCATGGCCAACAACCTGCAGAAGGGCAACGCTGGCCCGATGAGGCTCTACGTCGGATCCTTACACTTTAACATCACAGAGGAGATGCTGAGAGGAATTTTTGAGCCTTTTGGAAGG ATTGAGAGTATTCAGCTCATGATGGACAGTGAGACTGGAAGATCTAAAGGATATGGCTTCATCACT TTCTCGGACGCAGAGTGTGCCAAGAAGGCACTGGAGCAGTTGAACGGGTTTGAGCTGGCAGGCCGGCCCATGAAGGTGGGCCATGTCACGGAGCGCACAGATGCCTCCACCGCCAGTTCATTCCTGGACAGCGACGAGCTGGAGAGGACGGGCATTGACCTAGGCACCACCGGGCGCCTGCAGCTCATGGCCAGACTGGCTGAAG GCACGGGACTGCAAATTCCTCCAGCCGCACAGCAAGCCCTACAGATGAGTGGGGCCATTGCTATTGGTGCCATGGCTGCTGTATCAG ctgccATGAATCCTGCTATGAACATGAACATGAATATGAACATGAATACAGCTATGAACTTGCCATCCCAGCCACTTGCTACACACTGTTTTCAGCTGTCTAACATGTTCAACCCTCAGTC TGAAGATGACCCAGGCTGGGATGTTGACATTCAGCATGATGTCATTGAGGAATGCAACAAACATGGAGGAGTTGTGCACATATACGTCGATAAGAATTCCACTGAA ggCAACGTGTATGTGAAATGTCCAACCATTCCTGCTGCCATGGCTGCAGTAAACGCATTACATGGTCGATATTTTGCAG GTAAAATGATCACAGCGGCATACGTCCCTCTCCCGACATATCACAACCTTTTTCCTGATTCTGTGACTGCTACCCAGCTCCTGATCCCTCCTGCTCGCCGATGA